A DNA window from Haliovirga abyssi contains the following coding sequences:
- a CDS encoding Cof-type HAD-IIB family hydrolase: MKIEAVAIDLDGTLLNSNHEISDFTKKTLFKVRKKGIKLYIATGRLYKSLYRYKEELKIDTPVICYNGAMAVDGKTDEKIFEIPLKNSVVNRLIEISREKEVHLNLFSDEKWYVECTGGELERYEKSSGLRSHLVNFDKIKELKITKGMYVGENKELLEIDSMLEKEFDKKIYKAFSKPYFLEILNENVSKGDTLIKILEKEGIDPQKTVAFGDGFNDLEMINLVGIGVAMENAPEELKSKVDNITVSNDEDGVAKFLIDLLKI; this comes from the coding sequence ATGAAAATAGAAGCGGTTGCTATAGATTTAGATGGGACATTATTAAATTCCAATCACGAAATAAGTGATTTTACTAAAAAAACTTTATTTAAAGTAAGAAAAAAAGGAATAAAATTATATATTGCAACAGGTAGATTATATAAATCTTTATATAGATATAAAGAAGAATTGAAAATAGATACTCCTGTAATTTGTTATAATGGAGCAATGGCTGTAGATGGGAAAACAGATGAAAAAATATTTGAAATACCATTAAAAAATTCTGTTGTGAATAGATTAATAGAGATATCTAGAGAAAAAGAAGTACATTTAAACTTATTTAGTGATGAAAAGTGGTATGTAGAATGTACTGGTGGAGAACTAGAAAGATATGAAAAAAGTTCAGGATTAAGATCACATTTAGTTAATTTTGATAAAATAAAAGAATTGAAAATAACAAAAGGTATGTATGTTGGAGAAAATAAAGAATTATTAGAAATAGATAGTATGTTAGAAAAAGAGTTTGACAAAAAAATTTATAAAGCTTTTTCAAAACCATATTTTTTAGAAATTTTAAATGAAAATGTATCAAAAGGAGATACGTTAATAAAAATTTTAGAAAAAGAAGGAATTGATCCACAAAAAACAGTAGCTTTTGGAGATGGATTTAATGATTTGGAAATGATTAATTTAGTTGGAATTGGAGTTGCAATGGAAAATGCTCCGGAAGAATTAAAAAGTAAGGTTGATAATATAACAGTATCAAATGATGAAGATGGAGTAGCAAAATTTTTAATTGATTTATTGAAAATATAA